Proteins encoded in a region of the Ptychodera flava strain L36383 chromosome 4, AS_Pfla_20210202, whole genome shotgun sequence genome:
- the LOC139130862 gene encoding transmembrane protein 70, mitochondrial-like, which yields MVCGISARMFGKRILLERHIVSNLKTQALVGRCHLSVCILRHPGLLPPATRCYSSTKSLQWPLRTPTYRINQQIRYIQQNNVIRKASSLSQDAGQSSDKGQLVYQGPATSIVRGVKFFSLSTSVITLAILPWFFMEAGNEFMKVFGGALSAVVFITPVMLHILARSYVTKMYYNSVRDTFTAVTFTLFLRNRFTEFTADDVEIPGVTNLLTTFKVKGQSLLVDPNAFPNPNDYNHLMGYDKYERINMEELMKKVDGPKDI from the exons ATGGTGTGTGGAATAAGCGCACGAATGTTTGGAAAGAGGATACTGTTGGAAAGACATATAGTTTCGAACTTAAAGACCCAAGCTCTCGTCGGTCGGTGTcacctgtctgtctgtatccTGCGACACCCGGGCTTGCTACCACCCGCTACAAGATGCTACAGCAGCACTAAATCACTG CAGTGGCCATTGAGAACACCAACATATAGAATTAATCAACAGATCCGATACATTCAGCAAAACAATGTAATCAGGAAAGCATCGAGCCTGAGCCAGGATGCAGGTCAAAGTTCAGATAAGGGTCAACTCGTCTACCAAGGGCCGGCAACATCGATAGTGAGAGGTGTCAAGTTCTTCTCGCTGTCAACTAGTGTGATTACATTGGCAATACTACCCTGGTTCTTTATGGAGGCGGGAAATGAGTTCATGAAAGTCTTTGGTGGTGCCCTGAGTGCTGTTGTCTTCATAACTCCTGTTATGCTGCATATATTGGCAAGatcatatgtcacaaaaatgtaCTATAATTCAGTCAGGGACACTTTCACTGCGGTGACCTTCACTTTGTTTCTCAGGAACAGGTTCACCGAGTTCACAGCAGATGATGTAGAAATTCCTGGTGTGACCAATCTCCTCACAACGTTCAAGGTCAAAGGCCAGTCCTTGTTGGTTGATCCCAATGCTTTTCCAAATCCCAATGATTATAATCATCTCATGGGATATGACAAGTATGAGAGAATCAACATGGAAGAACTGATGAAGAAAGTTGATGGTCCTAAAGACATTTAA